The Methanobrevibacter millerae genome includes the window AGAATTTTAATCTTTTTGGGAGTTGCTGTTGCAGGATTTTTAAGTTTGGAAGTTATTGCAAGAGTTAGTGGAATGACAATCTTTTCACCTATGTTGAGATTGGGTAGGATTGAGCAGTATTCAACATCAAGTGTAAAAATGGTATTGAATAATATTCAGCTTATAGGACACAATGGAAACGCTTCTTACTGGGGAGCTGAAGGAACAGCATTCGCTGAAGGTTACATTACACTTCCTATGCAATTGGTTTTATTCTTTGGTCTACCGTTCCCAATGTTCTTTGGTATATTGGTTAACCAAAAGGATACAGTCGATTATATGCTTCCGGGTATTTTAGGTTATGGATTTGACTTCGGATATTTGGGTCTTATAGGTTTAGTTGTATTTGTTTTAGGAACTATAATTATTGGTTTTAAAATATTGGCTATGTACAGAGAGAAAAGGGAGAAAAACAGTAAAAAATACTTAGGTAAAGAAGTATTGTTAACCGGTGCATTAGCAGCTTTCTGTTCACAGTCATTAATTGGTTTATTTATCTTTAATAGGACTATTAACGGTACTGCACTTTTATCATTCATGTTCTTGGGATGTCTTATATTGGCAAATGCAGTTACCTTGAAATCAAGAACATAATTTGGGAGAGTATTATATGAAAGCTTTAATTTTATTGGGGTGTCCGGAAACCCCTTCACAAACTCCAATGGCAGTTTATGCTTTTAGCAAATTGACAAAATTGGGATATGATGTTACAATAGCTGCTAATCCTGCAGCTGCTAAATTGGTTAAAGTATCAGACCCTGAAGGTTTTTACAATTTGAACATTGTTGATTTGGAAAGAACTTTGGGTGAAGTCAGTGAAGGAGATTATGATTTGCTGGTTGGTTTTGTTCACAAGGATGCCGCAGCGGCATTTTTCGTAACATTTGATCAGATATTGAATACCAAATCCATTGCTTTGGTCTTTGAAAGAGATTTGGATTTAGTTGGTCAGTTTGTTGAAATGATTGAAGAAAGCGGAAGCAAAGCTAACATTTATGCTGTAAGAGCATTCCACAATCCTTCCCCGATTAAGATTAATTTTGATAAAGCTTTAAAGGAGTTGGAATAAGATGTCATTCTGTTTAGATACTTATCTTCAGCAATCTGACAATTATGAAATTCATGCATCAAAAGCAGGTTTTAAGGACTGTGCAATGATTATCCGTTTTAAAGCTGATGAAATTGTATATGTAAAGCCAGGCGATGAAGTCTTAGGAGTTCGCGTCATCGGAATTCCACCTATTCCTATTGGAATCGATGATGAGAAGGGAACTGTTTTCATTCCATATACAAAACCATGTCACGGTACTTCTGTAGTGGAATTGCCTATTGATGCTGAAGAAATTAACAATATAAGAAAATTGAATACTCAATAAGTGATTTTTATGCGTTCCACAGTTGTCGGTAGTTATCCCGTTGAATTAAAAGAGGCTTCTGGCTTTAAAGATAAACTGCTTAAATCTGTTGGAGCATATGATCCTTTTAAGGATTCAATTAAGCAGGCTGTATTTTCTCAACTTGATGCCGGTGTCGATATAATATCCGACGGACAGGTAAGGGGAGATATGGTTTCTAGTTTTTCAAAATTTATTCCCGGATTTAAGATTGAGGATGGAAATACATTCATTGTTTCAAAAATCAGAAATCCTACCGGTGAAATTTCAGTTAAGGACTTGCTTTATGCTAAAAATTTAATTAAAGAGTATTATAATGGCAACATTCCTGAAGGTAAGGGAATCAAGGGAATTGTCACAGGTCCTTCAACCATTATTCATTCATCAAGAATCACTTCTTTTTATAAGGAAAAGGATGATGCCATAATTGATTTGGCACACAGTCTAAAAAAGGAAGTGGATGCAATTGAAAACAAAGTAAAACCTGTATATATTCAGGTGGATGAACCATTTTTATCAACCGGTATGGTAAATATGAAAGTTGCACGTGAAGCTATTGAAATATTGCACGAGAATTTAAGCATTCCATTGGCTATGCATGTTTGCGGTACTCTTCAAGATGCATATAAAGACCTTTCAAAATTCAATGTTGAAATTTTGGATTTTGAATTTGCAGGAAACAACGTTAATTTAGATATCCTGGAAAAAAATATATCTTTATTCAAAGGCAAAAAAATAGGATTCGGATGCATTGATTCATCTAAAAATGAAGTTGACTCCGAACAGGAAACCGAAGAGCTGATATTAAAAGGAATTGATATTGTTGGTGAGGATAATATTTTACTTGATCCGGATTGCGGATTAAGAAGGGCACCGATGGATGTGGCATTTAAAAAATTAAAATTAATGAATGATATTAAAAATCATTACATGTAACTTTTTTTATTTTCAACGTCCCACGTTGCAGGCCTGTTAATAAAGCAGGTACTTGTTTTTTTCCAGTAACAGTTGTTGCAGAGTTTGCATTTGCTTTCTGCTTCATCATCCATTTGCCAGTCAATTAAAAAACTAGGGTCATATACAAATGGTCTTTGCATTGAGATAAAGTCAATGTTGGTTTCATTTAGAATTTTATTAATTTGGGATTTGCTGTTGACTCCACCGCCCATTATGACCGGAATGTTAACGCTGTCAATTATTCTTTCACATTCTTCAGTCAATAGATTTATTTTTTCAACTTTCATGTCATGAATTTCAGGGGAAGTCCTGTCAATATTTTCCTTTGAGAAATACTGTGGAGAGCGTGGTCTTGTGATTTGAAGGCTGTCAACGCCAAATTTTTCAAGCAATTTAGCTATTTCAATAGTGTCTTCAATAGTAGATCCTCCAGCCTGAATATCAAAGGCATTTAGTCTGCAGTTGATATGCAGGTTAGTAGTTTGTTTTATGACTTTAATCATTTCAAGAACGATTCTCAAACGGTTCAAAGTATTTCCACCATACTTGTCAGTTCTCTTATTGAATGACGGGCTTATGAATCTGGTCAGGAAATAATAATTTCCCAATGCAATTTGCACACCGTCAAAACCTGCATAATCTATTTTCTGGCAGACTTTAATGAAATCCGTCTGAATTTTTCTTATGTCTTCAATGGATACATCCTCAACACGCATATTGTGCTCGGCATGCTTGTTGAACTGCACGAATCCGAGCTGTGCAAAGATTGGAACATCATAAACATGTACAAGATCAGTCAAATCTTTCATTTCACGAACAAACCTTCTGAAATGTGGTGTATGGGAATATTTTGAAAAGGCATCCCTTGGATACAGAGATATCAGTTCAGTAATTATCAATCCAACACCGCTTGCAGCGAGGTTTTCGTAACGGTTATATATTTCGGGAGTCAAGTTTCCTGATTGTTCCCTTTCAGACTCCCATAAGCCGGTTCTTACAATACGGCTGTTAAGGTTTAAATCTCCAAATTTACAAAAATCAAATAAATCTTTCATGTATAATATTATAAGTAAAAATACTATAAAAGCATATATTATATTATGAATAACTTAACATTCAGAAATGCATCCGAAAGTGATGTCGGTTTGATTTTGGAATATATCAAAAAACTGGCAGATTATGAAAATCGCTTGGATGAAGTAATTGCAACAGAAGACAGTTTAAGAAAATGGATTTTTGATAAAAAACAGGCTGAAGTCATTTTTGCTCTTGAAGATGGAAAGGAAATAGGCTTTGCATTATTTTTCTTAAGCTTTTCAACTTACATATCCAATGTCAATCTGCATCTGGAGGATTTGTATATAGATCCTGAATATCGCGCAAAGGGATATGGAAAAGCATTGCTTAAAAGATTAGCCCAAATTGTCATTGAAAGAGGTTACGGCAGATTTGAATGGACATGTTTAGACTGGAATCAGCCAAGCATTGACTTTTATTTGTCTTTGGGCGCTGAAAAGAAGGATTGGAATGTTTTTCATTTGACCGGCGAGAATTTGAAAAAACTTGTGGATGATGTGGAATGATGGAATGGAAGCTGAAGAAATTTGATGATTTGACTTCTGATGAATTATACGGAATCCTTAAGCTGAGAAGTGAGGTTTTTGTTGTGGAACAGGACTGCGTCTATCAGGATTTGGATGATAAGGACCAGCTTTCCTATCACTTATTTCTTGAAAATGATGGTGAAACTGTTGCCGTTTCAAGATTTATTCCTGAAAACGTTTCATATGAAGAAATGTCAATCGGAAGGGTTGTCGTAAAGGAAAATTTTAGAGGTCAGGGATTGTCAAAAATCATGATGAAAAAGGCAATTGATTTCATTGTCGATGATTTGGGCAAAAGCGAAATCAGACTTTCAGGTCAGGCTTATTTAGTTGATTTTTATGAGAATTTAGGATTTAAAAAAGTTTCTGATGTGTATATGGAAGACAATATTGAACATTTTGAATTCCTGTACTGTGACGGTGAGTAAATATGAAGAGATTATTGATTTTATTTATATTATTTTTTGTGTCAATCGCTTGTGTTTCTGCAAGTGATGATTTAAATGCAACAGATAGCTTAAGCATATCTGATAGTGATGAGATTATAAATTCAGGCGATTTTTCCCAATTGCAGAATTTAATTAATGCGGCAGGTGAAGGAGATACGATTTCACTGGCTACTGATTATGTCGGCGGCGGTGAGATAAATGTCAATAAGCAGTTAACCATTG containing:
- a CDS encoding DUF1890 domain-containing protein → MKALILLGCPETPSQTPMAVYAFSKLTKLGYDVTIAANPAAAKLVKVSDPEGFYNLNIVDLERTLGEVSEGDYDLLVGFVHKDAAAAFFVTFDQILNTKSIALVFERDLDLVGQFVEMIEESGSKANIYAVRAFHNPSPIKINFDKALKELE
- a CDS encoding DUF1894 domain-containing protein, encoding MSFCLDTYLQQSDNYEIHASKAGFKDCAMIIRFKADEIVYVKPGDEVLGVRVIGIPPIPIGIDDEKGTVFIPYTKPCHGTSVVELPIDAEEINNIRKLNTQ
- a CDS encoding methionine synthase, with product MRSTVVGSYPVELKEASGFKDKLLKSVGAYDPFKDSIKQAVFSQLDAGVDIISDGQVRGDMVSSFSKFIPGFKIEDGNTFIVSKIRNPTGEISVKDLLYAKNLIKEYYNGNIPEGKGIKGIVTGPSTIIHSSRITSFYKEKDDAIIDLAHSLKKEVDAIENKVKPVYIQVDEPFLSTGMVNMKVAREAIEILHENLSIPLAMHVCGTLQDAYKDLSKFNVEILDFEFAGNNVNLDILEKNISLFKGKKIGFGCIDSSKNEVDSEQETEELILKGIDIVGEDNILLDPDCGLRRAPMDVAFKKLKLMNDIKNHYM
- a CDS encoding GNAT family N-acetyltransferase, which translates into the protein MNNLTFRNASESDVGLILEYIKKLADYENRLDEVIATEDSLRKWIFDKKQAEVIFALEDGKEIGFALFFLSFSTYISNVNLHLEDLYIDPEYRAKGYGKALLKRLAQIVIERGYGRFEWTCLDWNQPSIDFYLSLGAEKKDWNVFHLTGENLKKLVDDVE
- a CDS encoding GNAT family N-acetyltransferase; translation: MEWKLKKFDDLTSDELYGILKLRSEVFVVEQDCVYQDLDDKDQLSYHLFLENDGETVAVSRFIPENVSYEEMSIGRVVVKENFRGQGLSKIMMKKAIDFIVDDLGKSEIRLSGQAYLVDFYENLGFKKVSDVYMEDNIEHFEFLYCDGE